A genomic region of Pseudomonas sp. MPC6 contains the following coding sequences:
- a CDS encoding DUF1206 domain-containing protein encodes MSVQQSLVVVARGGYAARGALYLIIGIFALLAAIDSTKPKDSHRSLEALLSQPFGYVLVGLVVAGLLAFAAWRVLQATRDVDHHGNEMKGLVIRAGLLAGGVVNGALAFFALGLLISGIRSSGNSGGGQTKDLLAFLLSWEHSNLLVYLVALVPLGVGIAHIIKGWKATFEQYFEADEDVMRYVRPVSQFGLIARGVVFIEIALLLMISGSKYKAMDPPGMKEALDALQNLPAGGLILMVMALGMIAFSVYSFSEAAWRKINMDVPGVSSSRK; translated from the coding sequence ATGTCTGTGCAACAGAGCCTTGTCGTAGTCGCACGAGGTGGTTATGCCGCTCGAGGCGCTCTTTATCTGATCATAGGTATTTTCGCTCTGCTGGCGGCTATCGACTCGACCAAACCAAAGGATAGTCACAGGAGCCTGGAAGCGTTGCTCAGCCAGCCGTTCGGCTACGTTCTGGTCGGACTGGTGGTGGCTGGTCTGCTCGCCTTCGCCGCTTGGCGAGTGTTGCAGGCAACACGCGACGTTGATCATCACGGTAACGAAATGAAGGGGTTGGTCATCCGTGCAGGTTTGTTGGCGGGTGGTGTAGTCAACGGCGCGCTGGCGTTTTTTGCCTTGGGCCTGCTCATTAGCGGCATCAGAAGCTCGGGCAATTCCGGAGGTGGGCAAACCAAGGATTTACTCGCGTTTCTGTTGTCCTGGGAACACTCGAATTTACTGGTGTACCTGGTCGCACTCGTACCACTTGGCGTAGGCATCGCTCACATCATCAAGGGCTGGAAGGCGACATTCGAGCAATATTTCGAAGCTGACGAAGACGTTATGCGGTACGTCCGACCGGTGTCTCAATTCGGCCTGATCGCCCGTGGCGTCGTCTTCATCGAAATTGCTCTGCTGCTGATGATCAGCGGCTCGAAATACAAAGCCATGGATCCGCCGGGCATGAAGGAGGCGCTCGATGCTCTCCAGAACCTGCCGGCGGGAGGTTTGATCTTGATGGTGATGGCCCTGGGGATGATCGCCTTTTCGGTCTACAGCTTTTCCGAAGCTGCTTGGCGCAAGATCAACATGGATGTACCTGGAGTATCGAGCTCCAGGAAATGA
- the gfa gene encoding S-(hydroxymethyl)glutathione synthase, translating to MSTLKLHPALDNGLQPAAANFTGGTLQCLCATDKVEVRIDAQTLHNHACGCSKCWKPQNAIFSVVAVVPRDKVSVTAHGEKLQIVDEAATIQRHACKQCHAHLFGRIENKNHAFYGLDFVHTELSPQSGWAAPGFAAFVSSIIETGTPPAQMKAIRERLRSIGLEPYDCLSPDLMDALATHVAKQKGVLPAS from the coding sequence GTGAGCACCTTGAAACTTCACCCTGCACTGGACAATGGTCTCCAACCCGCTGCCGCGAACTTCACCGGTGGCACCCTCCAATGCCTGTGTGCGACCGACAAGGTCGAGGTCAGGATCGACGCACAAACCCTGCATAACCATGCGTGCGGCTGCAGTAAATGCTGGAAACCGCAAAACGCGATATTCTCCGTCGTTGCCGTCGTCCCTCGGGATAAGGTCAGCGTCACGGCCCATGGTGAAAAACTGCAAATCGTCGACGAAGCCGCCACCATCCAGCGCCACGCCTGCAAGCAGTGCCATGCCCATCTCTTCGGGCGCATCGAGAACAAGAACCATGCGTTTTATGGCCTGGACTTCGTCCACACCGAGCTCTCTCCCCAAAGCGGATGGGCGGCGCCGGGCTTCGCGGCGTTCGTGTCCTCCATCATCGAGACCGGCACGCCGCCAGCGCAAATGAAGGCGATCCGTGAACGCCTGCGCTCGATCGGCCTGGAGCCCTATGACTGCCTGTCGCCGGACTTGATGGATGCTCTGGCGACTCATGTCGCCAAACAGAAAGGCGTGCTGCCCGCCTCCTGA
- a CDS encoding ATP-dependent Clp protease proteolytic subunit, protein MTEHIVHFHCQIDQGTTERFRDCCLEAIDQGATSLLLNLSTSGGSTNFGFTLYTFLKSLPVPLCAINAGNIESMGIIMFLAAGRRITSPHSRFLIHPMNWYFSQKSVDHQRLREYLSSLDNDLARYVQIFTLETADAETKLDIFHCLSAEEKVIAAHESLAYGIAHEMKQMMFADDVKHWKVSGG, encoded by the coding sequence ATGACTGAACACATCGTGCATTTCCATTGCCAGATCGATCAGGGAACGACCGAGCGCTTCCGGGACTGTTGCCTGGAAGCCATCGATCAAGGCGCCACCTCCTTGCTCCTCAATCTTTCTACAAGCGGGGGTAGCACTAACTTTGGCTTCACCCTCTACACGTTCCTGAAGTCATTGCCGGTACCGCTATGCGCGATCAACGCGGGCAACATCGAGTCCATGGGCATCATCATGTTTTTGGCGGCAGGCCGACGTATCACCTCGCCCCACTCACGCTTCCTGATTCACCCGATGAATTGGTACTTCAGCCAAAAATCAGTCGACCATCAGCGCCTGCGTGAATACCTGTCGAGCCTGGACAACGACCTCGCGCGTTACGTGCAGATTTTCACACTCGAAACAGCTGACGCAGAGACCAAGCTCGATATTTTTCATTGCCTTTCAGCGGAGGAAAAAGTCATCGCAGCACATGAGTCTCTGGCTTATGGCATTGCTCATGAGATGAAGCAGATGATGTTTGCAGATGATGTCAAACATTGGAAAGTCAGCGGTGGATGA
- a CDS encoding endonuclease, translated as MKKLLAVLALTLSIITPAFSSPPSTFSEAKVVAKQKIYLDQANSAFGELYCGCKWTWVGKSGGRIDAESCGYQTRKQQSRAERTEWEHIVPAWTFGHQRQCWQNGGREHCVDDDPVFRAMEADLFNLYPSVGEVNGDRSNFNYGMASGVAPQYGQCKTRVDFDQRSAEPRDEVKGLVARTTFYMFDRYDLNMSRQQQQLLMAWDKQHPVSAWEKERDRRIAAIMGYSNPFVTGDRRWTQGYKTVGDGMVSAIPVKPPRAAAQPSLASASGAGSIIGNRKSQIYHLSMGCPGYAQVSAKNQIAFDSEPAAQAAGYRKAGNCK; from the coding sequence ATGAAAAAACTGCTTGCCGTATTAGCACTGACCCTCTCGATCATCACCCCCGCTTTTTCAAGCCCTCCATCGACCTTTTCCGAAGCCAAGGTCGTCGCAAAGCAAAAGATCTACCTCGACCAGGCGAACAGTGCCTTTGGCGAGTTGTATTGTGGCTGCAAGTGGACATGGGTAGGTAAGTCGGGTGGCCGGATTGACGCTGAATCCTGCGGCTATCAAACCAGGAAACAACAGAGCCGTGCTGAACGCACTGAGTGGGAACACATCGTTCCTGCCTGGACATTCGGTCATCAACGCCAATGCTGGCAGAACGGTGGTCGAGAGCACTGCGTAGACGATGATCCGGTTTTTCGGGCAATGGAGGCCGACCTGTTCAACCTCTATCCATCCGTTGGCGAGGTGAACGGCGACCGGAGCAATTTCAACTACGGTATGGCTTCCGGCGTGGCGCCGCAGTATGGGCAGTGCAAAACACGAGTCGATTTCGACCAACGATCGGCGGAACCGCGTGACGAGGTCAAGGGGCTGGTCGCCAGGACAACCTTTTACATGTTCGACCGATACGATCTGAACATGTCTCGTCAGCAGCAACAGCTCCTGATGGCCTGGGACAAACAGCACCCCGTTTCGGCTTGGGAGAAAGAGCGTGACCGGCGCATTGCGGCAATCATGGGGTATTCCAACCCGTTCGTAACCGGTGACCGTCGATGGACGCAAGGATACAAGACGGTGGGTGATGGAATGGTTAGCGCCATTCCTGTCAAGCCCCCGCGAGCAGCGGCCCAGCCATCCCTGGCGAGCGCGAGCGGAGCAGGTTCGATCATTGGCAATCGGAAAAGCCAGATCTATCACCTTTCAATGGGGTGCCCTGGTTATGCTCAGGTGTCGGCGAAAAACCAGATAGCTTTTGATTCTGAACCTGCAGCCCAGGCGGCGGGGTATCGGAAAGCGGGCAACTGTAAGTAG
- a CDS encoding dTMP kinase, translated as MNRPLFVSLDGPKGTGKTTLLEAVTKVLRADNNKVIRLCESKSDPFRGETMALVNTLVRNPTRALELRVCERFADSRAWISQRVLVKQPTDSIILIDRWYPSDAAFRRIVPFAEILQLNIDRNVRVPDLHVGVVTAPEISWARATARSRGLGSTVIHNLEEQVACTEAFERAIADHGWVLCRNEGTIEDATMQVVSEIYKVLRCPVGEVRCAGLDAVEIAVDIDR; from the coding sequence ATGAATCGCCCGCTGTTTGTTTCCCTGGATGGGCCCAAGGGAACCGGCAAAACCACACTGTTGGAGGCCGTTACCAAAGTTCTGAGGGCAGACAACAACAAGGTGATCCGCCTTTGCGAGAGTAAAAGCGATCCCTTTAGGGGTGAAACAATGGCCCTCGTCAACACACTCGTCAGAAATCCCACCCGGGCGTTGGAGTTGAGAGTTTGTGAGCGCTTTGCTGATAGCCGTGCCTGGATTTCCCAGCGCGTGTTGGTTAAACAGCCAACGGACAGCATCATCCTGATCGATCGCTGGTACCCGTCTGATGCCGCGTTTCGCCGGATAGTCCCGTTCGCAGAGATCCTGCAGTTGAACATCGATCGAAACGTGCGAGTGCCAGACCTGCATGTCGGGGTTGTCACCGCCCCTGAAATATCATGGGCGAGGGCCACGGCACGCTCTCGTGGGTTGGGCAGTACGGTGATCCATAACCTGGAAGAACAGGTCGCTTGTACCGAGGCGTTCGAGCGAGCGATTGCAGATCACGGCTGGGTTTTATGCCGTAATGAGGGCACGATCGAAGACGCAACGATGCAGGTGGTTTCCGAGATCTATAAAGTGCTTCGCTGCCCTGTAGGCGAAGTTCGCTGCGCCGGCCTTGATGCGGTTGAGATAGCCGTAGATATAGACCGTTAG
- a CDS encoding NAD(P)/FAD-dependent oxidoreductase, with translation MNIAIETPLQTPTDQLSAWVENLNACLAQRDLDGALELFAEECYWRDLLLFSWNLVTLEGKPAIRDMLETRLDQTRPEQWKVEGEATLNNGVLEGWISLETEAARGKGYVRLKEGLCWTLLTTMRELKGFEEPSGRRRPMGASHGHAHADKRNWLERRRDEEASLGITTQPYCLIVGGGQGGLGLAARLKRMGVPTLIVDKAERPGDQWRGRYKSLCLHDPVWYDHMPYLPFPDHWPVFTPKDQIGDWLEMYTKVMELNYWPRTECVSASFDNQSGTWKVEVQRDGERVTLRPTQLILATGMSGVPNVPAYPGAEVFNGQQHHSSRHPGGDAWSGKRAVVIGANNSAHDICADLVENGAEVTMVQRSSTHIVRSDSLMDLVFGGLYSEDALETGLTTDKADMLFASIPYKVLPSFHQPVFEAIKERDKDFYGRLSEAGFMLDFGDDDSGLFMKYVRRGSGYYIDVGASELIANGTIKLKSAPGLGVERIEADAVVLNDGSRLPADLIVYATGYGSMNGWAAKLISQEVADKVGRCWGLGSGTTNDPGPYEGELRNMWKPTQQENLWFHGGNLHQSRHYSLYLALQLKARFEGIDTSVYGLAESHHTG, from the coding sequence ATGAACATCGCTATCGAAACTCCTCTGCAAACGCCAACTGATCAGCTCTCGGCTTGGGTCGAAAACCTCAACGCGTGTCTCGCCCAACGTGATCTGGACGGCGCACTCGAACTATTTGCCGAAGAGTGTTACTGGCGCGACCTGCTACTTTTCAGCTGGAACCTGGTGACCTTGGAAGGCAAGCCTGCCATCCGGGACATGCTCGAAACACGCCTGGACCAGACTCGTCCCGAGCAGTGGAAGGTGGAAGGCGAGGCGACGCTGAATAACGGTGTGCTCGAAGGTTGGATCAGCCTGGAAACCGAAGCGGCGCGAGGTAAAGGCTACGTGCGCCTGAAGGAAGGCCTGTGCTGGACGCTGCTGACGACCATGCGTGAACTCAAAGGTTTTGAAGAACCTAGTGGCCGCCGCAGGCCGATGGGTGCCAGTCATGGTCACGCCCACGCCGACAAACGCAACTGGCTGGAGCGTCGACGCGACGAAGAAGCTTCGCTGGGCATCACCACCCAACCTTACTGCCTGATCGTGGGCGGCGGCCAAGGGGGGTTGGGGCTCGCTGCGCGACTCAAGCGAATGGGCGTGCCAACCCTGATCGTCGACAAGGCCGAGCGTCCGGGCGATCAGTGGCGCGGTCGCTACAAGTCGCTGTGTCTGCACGACCCTGTCTGGTATGACCATATGCCTTACCTGCCCTTCCCCGATCACTGGCCTGTCTTCACCCCAAAGGACCAGATTGGCGACTGGCTGGAAATGTACACGAAAGTCATGGAGCTCAATTATTGGCCGCGTACCGAATGCGTGAGCGCCAGCTTTGACAATCAAAGCGGCACCTGGAAGGTTGAAGTGCAGCGCGATGGCGAGCGTGTGACTTTACGGCCGACCCAGTTGATTCTCGCCACCGGCATGTCCGGTGTACCCAATGTTCCCGCTTATCCGGGTGCCGAGGTATTCAATGGCCAGCAGCATCATTCCAGTCGCCATCCCGGCGGAGACGCCTGGAGTGGCAAGCGCGCGGTGGTCATCGGTGCGAACAATTCGGCTCACGATATCTGCGCCGACCTGGTGGAGAACGGCGCCGAGGTGACCATGGTGCAACGCTCGAGCACCCACATCGTGCGTTCCGACAGTTTGATGGATCTGGTCTTCGGCGGGCTCTACTCGGAAGACGCCCTGGAGACGGGTTTGACCACGGACAAGGCCGACATGCTGTTCGCCTCAATCCCCTACAAGGTATTGCCGAGCTTTCATCAACCAGTCTTTGAAGCGATCAAGGAGCGTGACAAGGACTTCTACGGCCGCTTGTCCGAGGCCGGCTTCATGCTCGACTTCGGTGACGACGACTCGGGTCTTTTCATGAAATACGTACGCCGTGGCTCTGGGTACTACATCGACGTCGGGGCCTCGGAACTGATCGCCAACGGCACGATCAAGCTCAAGAGCGCGCCTGGCCTGGGAGTCGAACGCATCGAAGCCGATGCCGTCGTACTCAACGATGGCAGCCGACTGCCGGCAGATTTGATCGTCTACGCCACGGGCTATGGCTCAATGAATGGTTGGGCGGCGAAGCTGATCTCCCAGGAAGTGGCTGACAAGGTCGGCCGCTGCTGGGGCTTGGGCTCTGGAACCACGAATGACCCTGGCCCCTACGAGGGCGAACTGCGGAACATGTGGAAGCCGACACAGCAGGAAAACCTCTGGTTCCACGGTGGCAACCTGCATCAGTCACGGCATTATTCGCTGTATCTGGCGCTGCAGTTAAAGGCACGCTTCGAAGGCATCGACACATCCGTCTACGGCCTTGCCGAGAGTCACCACACTGGCTGA
- a CDS encoding sigma-54-dependent Fis family transcriptional regulator, with protein sequence MKPALINAHAQQVLQAVQGTLASHGHTTDLAITRSWRRCLDQHQLDPASRRAPNVVEHPRLQDHRAPLEHIISVAHWQMSSLHQQLGRDGHVVLLTDARGVAIDSVFNESERAEFQRSGLWLGSVWSEDCEGTNGVGTCLVERQHVTIRRDQHFRGKHVGLTCSASPIFDASGELLAVLNLSSVREEQSLQQHFKAMALTNLTANLIESCYFLGHDPQRYLLRFHPEAGFVGLLGEGLLSFDESARICSVNHAALSLLGLSRDQLVGQSLTMLLETPIDQVISQASAQPSVCWPMRLVDGRLLYGQLREPLRQVPSVAPAIPKINDVHVCLEDPRLQRGFARALRVLERDVPVFLQGETGTGKEAFAAALHRASSRASQPFVAINCAAIPETLIESELFGYRGGSFTGARKDGMIGKLEQAHGGILFLDEIADMPLALQTRLLRVLEEREVVPLGGATARPLDVRLISASHQDLHACVAEGRFREDLFYRIAGFAVQLPPLRERSDKGRLLDLLLREEAAGTRVRLEAGVRERLLAQPWPGNVRQLRTCLRTLVALALEGRVTLDDLAELLPAAPATAAQAENPLGVSERQTLLTLIEAEHWHIARVAARLGISRNTLYRKLRHHGISRPG encoded by the coding sequence ATGAAGCCGGCCTTGATCAACGCCCATGCACAACAAGTGCTGCAAGCCGTGCAGGGCACTCTCGCCAGCCATGGCCATACGACCGATCTGGCCATCACACGGTCCTGGCGCCGTTGCCTGGATCAGCATCAGCTCGATCCCGCCAGCCGCCGCGCGCCTAATGTAGTTGAGCACCCACGCTTACAGGATCACCGCGCGCCACTGGAACACATCATCTCCGTGGCGCACTGGCAGATGAGCAGTTTGCACCAGCAACTCGGGCGTGACGGCCACGTGGTGCTACTCACCGATGCCCGCGGTGTGGCGATCGACAGTGTGTTCAACGAATCCGAACGCGCCGAGTTCCAGCGTTCCGGACTGTGGCTTGGTTCGGTATGGAGCGAGGATTGCGAGGGTACCAACGGTGTCGGCACCTGCCTGGTCGAGCGACAGCATGTAACCATCCGACGTGATCAACATTTCCGTGGCAAGCACGTCGGCTTGACGTGTTCGGCCAGCCCGATATTTGATGCGAGCGGAGAGTTGCTTGCGGTACTCAACCTCTCTTCTGTGCGAGAGGAGCAAAGTCTGCAGCAGCACTTCAAAGCCATGGCGTTGACCAACCTGACAGCCAATTTGATCGAGAGCTGTTATTTCCTGGGGCATGATCCGCAGCGGTACTTGCTGCGCTTCCACCCGGAGGCCGGCTTCGTCGGGCTGTTGGGCGAAGGTCTGCTCAGTTTTGACGAGAGCGCCCGTATCTGTTCAGTCAATCATGCTGCGCTGAGTCTGCTGGGCCTCAGCCGTGACCAGTTGGTTGGGCAATCTCTGACGATGCTGCTGGAAACACCTATCGATCAAGTGATCAGTCAGGCCAGCGCTCAGCCGAGTGTCTGTTGGCCAATGCGGCTGGTGGACGGACGCCTGCTCTACGGCCAGTTGCGAGAACCCTTGCGCCAGGTGCCTTCAGTCGCGCCCGCAATCCCCAAAATCAACGACGTGCACGTGTGCCTGGAAGACCCGCGCCTGCAACGCGGCTTTGCTCGCGCATTGCGCGTCCTGGAGCGTGACGTCCCGGTGTTTTTACAGGGCGAAACCGGTACCGGCAAAGAAGCTTTCGCTGCGGCGCTGCATCGCGCCAGCTCCCGAGCGAGCCAGCCGTTTGTGGCGATCAATTGCGCGGCCATTCCAGAAACGCTGATCGAGAGCGAGCTGTTCGGCTATCGCGGCGGCAGCTTCACCGGCGCACGCAAGGACGGGATGATCGGCAAGCTGGAGCAGGCCCATGGCGGCATTTTATTTCTCGATGAGATCGCCGATATGCCACTGGCGTTACAGACTCGCCTGCTGCGTGTGCTGGAGGAACGTGAGGTGGTGCCGTTAGGCGGCGCGACGGCCCGTCCGCTCGACGTACGCCTGATCAGTGCCAGCCACCAGGATCTGCACGCCTGTGTGGCCGAAGGGCGCTTTCGCGAAGATCTGTTCTATCGCATTGCCGGGTTCGCCGTGCAACTCCCGCCGCTGCGTGAGCGTTCAGACAAGGGCCGTTTGCTCGACCTGTTGCTGCGCGAGGAGGCAGCAGGGACCAGGGTTCGGCTGGAGGCGGGCGTCAGAGAGCGCTTGCTGGCGCAGCCTTGGCCAGGCAATGTCCGGCAGCTGCGGACGTGTCTGCGCACACTGGTAGCGTTGGCGTTGGAGGGGCGTGTCACGCTGGATGACTTGGCAGAGTTGCTGCCGGCAGCGCCAGCGACAGCCGCGCAGGCCGAGAATCCGCTTGGCGTATCCGAGCGGCAGACGCTGCTGACGTTGATTGAGGCTGAGCATTGGCATATTGCCCGTGTTGCCGCTCGACTGGGGATCAGCCGCAATACGCTGTATCGCAAACTGCGGCATCACGGTATTTCACGGCCTGGTTGA
- a CDS encoding TspO/MBR family protein yields the protein MTFLIFLLACAAAASTGILFKPGQWYESLVKPGFTPPNWVFPIAWSTIYLLLAWAGYRLTLIPGSQAVLALWAAQIALNTLWTPVFFGAHHLFAAMVILTLLWLVVVAMMVMALQLDVITGLILFPYVAWLCVRWLGSFFSAGVIHVFWYSHAGQ from the coding sequence ATGACGTTTCTCATTTTTCTTCTCGCTTGCGCTGCTGCCGCAAGCACCGGCATCCTGTTCAAACCGGGCCAGTGGTACGAATCTCTAGTTAAGCCCGGCTTTACTCCGCCCAATTGGGTTTTCCCCATCGCTTGGTCGACGATTTATCTGCTGCTCGCTTGGGCCGGGTACCGGTTAACGCTGATACCTGGAAGTCAGGCGGTGCTGGCTTTATGGGCGGCACAGATTGCACTTAATACACTGTGGACTCCCGTGTTTTTCGGCGCGCATCACCTCTTCGCCGCTATGGTGATCCTAACGCTGCTTTGGCTGGTGGTTGTAGCAATGATGGTGATGGCGCTGCAGCTTGACGTCATTACTGGCCTGATCCTCTTTCCTTACGTTGCTTGGCTGTGTGTCAGGTGGTTGGGCAGTTTTTTTTCTGCTGGCGTTATTCATGTCTTTTGGTACTCTCATGCTGGGCAATAA
- a CDS encoding histone-like nucleoid-structuring protein, MvaT/MvaU family, with protein sequence MSILAEYRQLEKHLAEQLQALEALKGDAGLKQEIEFESKLRALLAKYGYSLPNVINLLDPQAGRRAPVDLSNAGTRKPREMKVYKNPETGEVIETKGGNHKILKEWKAKYGSDTVESWLAK encoded by the coding sequence ATGTCCATTCTCGCAGAATACCGCCAACTCGAAAAACACCTCGCCGAGCAACTCCAAGCGCTCGAAGCCCTGAAAGGTGATGCTGGCCTGAAGCAAGAAATTGAATTTGAATCGAAGTTGCGCGCATTGCTCGCTAAGTACGGTTATAGCCTGCCGAACGTGATCAACCTGCTTGATCCTCAGGCTGGCCGTCGCGCTCCTGTCGACTTGTCCAATGCCGGCACTCGTAAGCCTCGCGAAATGAAGGTCTACAAAAATCCAGAGACCGGAGAAGTCATTGAGACGAAGGGCGGCAACCACAAAATTCTGAAGGAATGGAAAGCGAAATACGGTTCCGACACCGTGGAGTCGTGGCTCGCCAAGTGA
- a CDS encoding IS3 family transposase (programmed frameshift) — translation MFMTNSNDKSGELLGQERRRRWSPEQKLAMVRESLEPGQSVSVVARRNGINANQLFLWRKLYQDGSLSAVSAGEAVVPASELSDALKQIRELQRMLGKKTMEAEILKEAVEIARSRKLDCALTLVAGGRPVKLVSECLGVARSQLTVRIKQSVSPKVRRSRPVDDAELVVEIQQQVSELPSYGYRRVWGLLRRERETQSLPAINVKRVYRVMRDHNLLLERRIKQPGVPRRHEGRIAVKTSDTRWCSDGFEFRCEDGAKLSVTFALDCCDREAIGWVASPTGYSGDDIRDLMLESVEKRFGDQLPTTPVQWLSDNGSAYTAEQTRLFARQIGLQPVTTPVRSPQSNGMAESFVKTIKRDYVAHMPKPDRKTALRNLAIAFEHYNEQHPHSALNYRSPREFRRLAVASI, via the exons ATGTTTATGACTAACAGCAACGATAAGAGTGGGGAGCTTTTGGGCCAAGAGCGGCGGCGCCGCTGGAGCCCAGAGCAAAAACTGGCCATGGTTCGCGAGAGTCTTGAGCCAGGACAAAGTGTTTCGGTTGTGGCTCGGCGCAACGGCATCAATGCCAACCAACTGTTCCTGTGGCGCAAGCTGTATCAGGACGGCAGCTTGTCGGCGGTTAGTGCCGGTGAAGCGGTGGTGCCTGCTTCCGAGTTGAGCGATGCGCTCAAGCAAATCCGTGAACTGCAACGGATGCTGGGCAAAAAGACGATGGAAGCGGAAATCCTCAAAGAGGCCGTGGAGATCGCCCGGTCGCGAAAAT TGGATTGCGCACTCACCCTTGTTGCCGGGGGACGACCAGTGAAGCTGGTCAGCGAATGTCTCGGTGTGGCGCGCTCGCAATTAACGGTTCGAATCAAACAATCGGTATCGCCCAAAGTACGGCGAAGCAGACCTGTGGACGACGCTGAGTTGGTGGTTGAGATCCAGCAACAGGTCAGCGAGTTGCCCAGCTACGGCTACCGTCGTGTCTGGGGATTACTGCGCCGCGAACGTGAAACCCAGTCGCTGCCAGCGATCAACGTGAAGCGGGTTTACCGGGTCATGCGTGATCACAACTTGCTGCTTGAGCGGCGGATCAAACAGCCCGGTGTGCCGCGTCGGCACGAAGGCCGTATTGCCGTGAAGACCAGTGATACACGTTGGTGCTCGGACGGCTTTGAGTTCCGTTGTGAGGACGGTGCCAAACTGAGCGTGACCTTCGCCCTGGACTGCTGCGACCGCGAAGCCATCGGCTGGGTCGCGAGCCCGACCGGGTACAGCGGCGATGATATCCGCGACTTGATGCTGGAAAGCGTGGAGAAGCGTTTTGGTGATCAACTGCCGACAACGCCGGTGCAGTGGCTAAGCGATAACGGCTCGGCATACACGGCTGAACAGACGCGCCTGTTTGCTCGTCAGATCGGCTTGCAGCCGGTGACCACCCCAGTACGCAGCCCGCAGAGCAACGGCATGGCAGAGAGCTTCGTGAAGACGATCAAACGTGATTACGTGGCGCACATGCCCAAGCCGGATCGAAAAACAGCGCTGCGTAACCTGGCAATTGCCTTTGAACATTACAACGAGCAGCATCCGCACAGCGCCTTAAACTATCGCTCGCCGAGGGAATTCAGGCGTTTGGCAGTAGCATCAATTTAA
- a CDS encoding thioredoxin family protein: MNEMIVRWPERNPRMFLAVATLVWFGLYEALIPVSEALVAALPVDRNSHLGGALQFFFYDTPKVLMLLTGIVFLMGMITPSVVIDGKVVHSGGIPSREKVEEWLSA; the protein is encoded by the coding sequence ATGAACGAAATGATCGTGCGCTGGCCTGAGCGCAATCCCCGCATGTTTTTAGCGGTAGCAACGCTTGTCTGGTTCGGATTGTATGAAGCCCTGATTCCTGTTTCAGAGGCTTTGGTCGCAGCGCTTCCTGTGGATCGTAATAGCCACCTTGGAGGCGCCCTACAGTTTTTTTTCTACGACACGCCCAAAGTGCTGATGCTGTTGACCGGCATCGTGTTCTTGATGGGTATGATCACGCCCAGCGTCGTGATTGATGGAAAAGTCGTTCACTCAGGGGGCATCCCGAGCCGTGAAAAGGTTGAAGAATGGCTTAGCGCTTGA
- a CDS encoding sulfite exporter TauE/SafE family protein encodes MVISLILGILVGAILGLTGAGGGILAVPALVAGMGLSMQQAAPMALVAVAGSAVLGALEGLRKKLVRYRAAMLMAITGVPFTLVGLHVAQAIPQHWLMGLFGVIMLIVGVRLLLQNQGSTAMSIETKMRTMARLDPQTGRFQWCWGTGLLLGSIGALTGFLTGLLGVGGGFVIAPMLRRFTNVSMHGVVATSLMVIALVGTGGIMVALAHGAEMPIQATVLFAIATAMGMATGRQLVSRLSECYVQRGFAVVLIMVAIGLVTRAILASVFG; translated from the coding sequence ATGGTTATCTCGCTCATCCTGGGCATATTGGTGGGGGCCATACTGGGCCTGACAGGCGCCGGTGGCGGCATACTGGCGGTACCGGCTCTGGTTGCTGGAATGGGCTTGTCCATGCAGCAGGCTGCCCCGATGGCATTGGTTGCGGTCGCAGGTAGCGCAGTGCTGGGCGCACTGGAAGGGTTACGCAAAAAATTGGTGCGTTATCGGGCGGCGATGTTGATGGCAATCACCGGCGTGCCGTTTACCCTTGTGGGGCTGCACGTTGCACAGGCAATTCCACAACATTGGTTGATGGGGCTGTTCGGCGTCATTATGTTGATCGTGGGTGTTCGCCTGCTGCTGCAGAATCAGGGCTCGACCGCCATGAGCATTGAAACGAAGATGCGCACCATGGCTCGCCTCGACCCGCAAACCGGGCGATTTCAATGGTGCTGGGGGACAGGGTTGCTGTTGGGCAGCATTGGCGCGCTGACGGGTTTTCTTACGGGATTGCTGGGGGTGGGCGGAGGTTTCGTCATCGCCCCCATGCTCCGCAGGTTTACCAATGTTTCAATGCATGGCGTTGTTGCCACGTCCTTGATGGTGATCGCGCTGGTCGGCACTGGGGGCATTATGGTCGCGCTGGCGCATGGCGCGGAGATGCCTATCCAGGCCACGGTTCTGTTTGCAATAGCCACAGCCATGGGCATGGCCACTGGACGACAACTGGTGTCCCGCCTTTCAGAGTGCTATGTACAACGAGGCTTCGCAGTCGTGTTGATAATGGTGGCGATCGGGTTAGTCACTCGGGCGATCCTTGCCTCAGTATTTGGGTAG